One Streptomyces sp. CG4 genomic window, CGTCGTCGTAGCCGAGCCAGCCCGGGGAGGTGGTGTAGGCGGGGTAGCCGCGCTCCAGCAGCCGGGCCCGGCGCTCCTCGGCGCCCTGCCTCCCGCGCCTGAGCAGACCGAGGGCCTCCTGCGGGGTGAGCGCGTCCACGATGTAGCGGAAGTCGATCTGCCCGACCAGCCACTCCGGTTCGGCGTCGGCGAGCAGCTGCCACAGCGGCTTGCCGGCCCGTCGCGCGGCGAGGTCCCAGACGGCGTTGACGACGGCCCCGATCGCCATGTGCATCACGCCCTTCTCGGGGCCGAGCCAGCGCAGCTGGCTGTCGCCGATCAGGTCCCGGAAGAGCGAGCCCGGGTCGGCGCACAGCTCGGCCACGTCCCGGCCGAGCACATGGTCCCGCAGCGCGTCGATCGCGGCCACCTGGACGTCGTTGCCCCGCCCGATGGTGAACACGAACCCGTGTCCCTCGTGCCCGTCGGCGGCGTCGGTGCGCAGCACGACGTAGGCGGCCGAGTAGTCGGGGTCCGGGTTCATCGCGTCGGAGCCGTCCAGCTCGCGCGAAGTGGGGAAACGGATGTCGTGGGTGTCGACCGCGGTGACGCGGGCGGGGGCCTGGGACACTGAAGTCCTTTCCGTCAGCGGAGATTGGATGGAACGTCAGTCCTGGGCGCGGCCGGTCGTCACACGCGCGATCACGAGGGCGACGAGGATGATCCCGCCGTAGATGGCCTGGATCCAGAACGACGGGACCTGGGCGAGGGTCAGCAGGTTCTGTACGACGCCCAGGAGGAGGACGCCGGTCAGGGCGCCGAACATGGTGCCCTTGCCGCCGTCCAGGCTGATGCCGCCGATCACCGCGGCCGCGAACACGGTGAAGATCATGTTCTGGCCCTGGTTGGCGCTGATCGCGCCGACGTACCCGGTCTGCAGCAGGCCGCCGACCGAGGCGAGCACGCCCGCGACGACGTACACGCCGAGCATGACCCGGTCCACGCGGACGCCGGCCGCGCGGGCAGCCTCCGCGTTGCCGCCGATCGCGTAGAGGGCGCGACCGGTGCGGTGGTACTTCAGCACGAACCCGGTGACGGCGAAGGCGACCGCGGCGAGCCACACCGACATGGGCACGTTCAGGAAGGTGGTGGTGGCCAGGGAGTAGAAGCTGTCGGGCATGCCGAACAGGGTCTTGCCCTTGGTGGCGCCGACCAGCAGACCGCGCAGCACGATGAGCATCGCGAGCGTGACGATGAAGGCGTTGAGGCGGAACTTCACGACGAGGACACCGTTGAAGGCGCCGATGACCGCGCCGACCACGGGGATCGCGAGCAGCGCGAGCGCGGCCGGGAGGTCGGTGCCCCAGCCGGACTGGCTCGCGGGCAGCACCAGCAGGGCGCCAACGGCCGGTGCGATGCCGACGACCGACTCCAGGGACAGGTCGAACTTGCCGGTGATCAGGACGAGGGACTCGGCGAGGACGACCATCGCGAGCGCCGCGGAGGCGCCGAGGATCGAGATCAGGTTCCGCTCGGTCAGGAACGAGTCGTTGACCAATGCGCCGAGCACCATGAGCAGCAACAGGGCGGGGACGAGGGCGAGTTCACGGGCGCGGCGGAGCAGGACGGTGCGGGCCGAGCGGGCGTCCGGGGTCCTCGGGGGTGCGAGCGGCGGGACGGCCCGGGTGTCAGCCATGGTCAACTCCTTCGATGGAGGCGATCAGCTCGTGGTCGCGCCAGCCGGCCGGGTGCTCGGCGACGACGCGGCCGTGGAAGAGGACGAGGACGCGGTCGCAGCGGCGCAGGTCGTCGAGTTCGTCGGAGACGACGAGGACGGCGGTGCCGTCGTCGCGGGCGCTGTCCATGCGGGCGAGCAGCGACTCCTTGGACTTCACGTCGACCCCGGCGGTGGGGTTGATCAGGACCAGCAGGCGCGGGTCCGAGGCAAGGGCACGGGCCATGACGACCTTCTGCGCATTGCCGCCGGACAGGTCGGACACGGGCTGGTCGGGGCCTTCGGCATGGATATCGAGACGGTCGATCAACTCGGCGGCGAGCCCGCGCCTGCGCTCGGTGGCGACGAAGCCGTACCTGCCCAGCTGGTCCAGCACGCTCAGCGTGGCGTTGTCGCCGATGCTCATGCCGGCGATCAGCCCCTGTTCGTGCCGGTCGCGCGGGACGCAGCCGATCCCGGCGCGCAGCGCGGCCCGTACGTCCCCGAACGGCAGCCTCTCACCGGCCAGCCGAGCGCTGCCGCCGGTCGGGGTGTGGAGTCCCGCGAAGGACTCGGCCAACTCGGTCTTGCCGCTGCCGCTGGACCCGGCGAGTCCGACGACCTCGCCGCGCCGCACGGTGAGGTCGACGCCGTCGTACGCCGGTGAGGTGAGCCCTTGTGCCTCCAGCAGGACGGGAGCGTCGGTGTCGACCGACCTGTTGTGCATACCCTGTTGGGCGATGGACTCCCCCGCCATGGCCTCCACCAGGGCCGCCTTCGGCAGGTCGGTGACGGGTGCGGTGGTGATCCAGCGGGCGTCGCGCAGCACGGTGACCGTCTGGCAGACCTCGTACACCTCCTGGAGGTGGTGCGAGATGAACAGGAAGGTGACGCCGGAGCCCTGCAGGGAGCGCATGCGGGTGAAGAGCCGCTCGATCTCCCGGTTGTCGAGCTGGGCGGTGGGTTCGTCCAGCACGATGAACCGGGCGCCGAAGCTCAACGCCCGTGCGATCTCGACCATTTGACGGTCCTCGACCCGGAGGTCGGCGGTGCGGGCCTCGGGATCGACGCGCACGTCCCAGGTGTCGAGGAGTTCGGCGGCCGCACGGCGCAGCCGGCGCCAGCTGATGAGGCCGCGGCCGGTCGGCTGCCGGTTCAGGAACAGGTTCTCGGCGACCGTCAGCTCCGGGACGACCGTCGGCTTCTGGTACACGCAGGCGACCTTGCGGCGCCAGGCGTCCCGGTCGGCGAGCGGGGGTGCGGGCTCGCCGTCGAAGCGGACGGTGCCGTCGTCCGGGGCCTGCAGACCGGTGAGGACGTTGACCAGGGTGGACTTGCCGGCGCCGTTGCGGCCGACCAGGGCGTGGGACTCGCCGGGCAGGACGGTGAGCCGTCCGTCGGCCAGGGCGACGGTGGGGCCGTAGCGTTTGACGATGCCCTCTGCTTGCACCAGTGGCGTGCTCATTTGACGGTGTTGCCCCAGAGCTTGGGGTCGTCGACGTTGGCCTTGGTGACCAGCGGCGCGGGCAGCTGGTCCTCCAGGATTCCGTTGGGCAGCCGCACGATCGTGGAGCCGTGGTCGGTGGGTCCGGGCTTGAACGTCTTCCCGGCCATCGCCGCCTTGATGTAGTAGAGGCCGTACTGGGCGTAGGCGTCGGCGGGCTGGGAGACCGTGGCGTCGATCCGGCCCTTGCGGATGGCGTCGAACTCCTGCGGGATGCCGTCGTTGGAGACGATGGCGATGTGGCCCTGCTGCCCGGCCGGCTTCAGCATGTTCTTGGACTTCAGGGTCTGCAGGGTCGGAGCGAGGTAGACACCGCCGGCCTGCAGATAGATGCCCTTGATGTCGGGGTTGGCGCCCAGCAGCGTGTCGAGTTTGGCCGCGGCGGTGTCGGACTCCCACTTGGCGGGGATCTCCAGCACCGTGAGCTTCGGGTACTTCTTCTTCACACAGGAGCGGAAGGCCTCGGAGCGGTCTCGGCCGTTGACGGAGGCCAGGTCGCCCATGATCTGTACGACCTTGCCGCTGCTCACGTGCTGTCCGAGGTAGTCGCAGGCCTTCTCGCCGTAGGCCACGTTGTCGGCGCGCACCACCATGGCGACCTTGCCCTTGTCGGGTGCGACGTCCACGGCGACCACGGGGACGCCCTTGCGTTCGGCCTGGTCGAGTCCGGCCTGGACGGCGGCGCTGTCCAGGGGGGCGACCACCAACCCCTTGACGCCCTGGGTGAGTTCGTTGTCGATGTCGGTGATCTGCTGCGAGGGGTCGCTG contains:
- a CDS encoding sugar ABC transporter substrate-binding protein: MPASTVRKRSRSRIIGAAALAAGAALMLAACGSTKDTASPGGGGGAGRVGVILPLLTSPFWQSYNDYVPKMATSEGVEVLKTVNSNSDPSQQITDIDNELTQGVKGLVVAPLDSAAVQAGLDQAERKGVPVVAVDVAPDKGKVAMVVRADNVAYGEKACDYLGQHVSSGKVVQIMGDLASVNGRDRSEAFRSCVKKKYPKLTVLEIPAKWESDTAAAKLDTLLGANPDIKGIYLQAGGVYLAPTLQTLKSKNMLKPAGQQGHIAIVSNDGIPQEFDAIRKGRIDATVSQPADAYAQYGLYYIKAAMAGKTFKPGPTDHGSTIVRLPNGILEDQLPAPLVTKANVDDPKLWGNTVK
- a CDS encoding ABC transporter permease, translating into MADTRAVPPLAPPRTPDARSARTVLLRRARELALVPALLLLMVLGALVNDSFLTERNLISILGASAALAMVVLAESLVLITGKFDLSLESVVGIAPAVGALLVLPASQSGWGTDLPAALALLAIPVVGAVIGAFNGVLVVKFRLNAFIVTLAMLIVLRGLLVGATKGKTLFGMPDSFYSLATTTFLNVPMSVWLAAVAFAVTGFVLKYHRTGRALYAIGGNAEAARAAGVRVDRVMLGVYVVAGVLASVGGLLQTGYVGAISANQGQNMIFTVFAAAVIGGISLDGGKGTMFGALTGVLLLGVVQNLLTLAQVPSFWIQAIYGGIILVALVIARVTTGRAQD
- a CDS encoding sugar ABC transporter ATP-binding protein; this translates as MSTPLVQAEGIVKRYGPTVALADGRLTVLPGESHALVGRNGAGKSTLVNVLTGLQAPDDGTVRFDGEPAPPLADRDAWRRKVACVYQKPTVVPELTVAENLFLNRQPTGRGLISWRRLRRAAAELLDTWDVRVDPEARTADLRVEDRQMVEIARALSFGARFIVLDEPTAQLDNREIERLFTRMRSLQGSGVTFLFISHHLQEVYEVCQTVTVLRDARWITTAPVTDLPKAALVEAMAGESIAQQGMHNRSVDTDAPVLLEAQGLTSPAYDGVDLTVRRGEVVGLAGSSGSGKTELAESFAGLHTPTGGSARLAGERLPFGDVRAALRAGIGCVPRDRHEQGLIAGMSIGDNATLSVLDQLGRYGFVATERRRGLAAELIDRLDIHAEGPDQPVSDLSGGNAQKVVMARALASDPRLLVLINPTAGVDVKSKESLLARMDSARDDGTAVLVVSDELDDLRRCDRVLVLFHGRVVAEHPAGWRDHELIASIEGVDHG